Proteins encoded in a region of the Bombiscardovia apis genome:
- the metE gene encoding 5-methyltetrahydropteroyltriglutamate--homocysteine S-methyltransferase gives MSVNTSVVGFPRIGAQRELKQVIERYWKGQSSLNQVRETARALRKQHWLTQHSAGVDLIPSNDFSYYDQMLDTAMLLGAVPARYRNLGLSPEDTMFAMGRGYQGAQGDVTALPMKKWFTTNYHYLVPEIEESAHIELSSSKPFDEFSEAQALGILTKPVIIGPYTFLKLARGPQGEHLTYDMGLINAIAGVYAQVLQRFIDLGALWVQFDEPYLVMDKADGDIELFKSLYSRILPARTSANGSVRLLLQTYFGHVADCYETLKLYGFDGIGLDLVEGRDENLEALARYGAGQDATIFAGVVSGRNIWRNDYVRSLGLLDAVKEVADKVVVSTACSLLHVPFSIEGETGLGTAVCDHFAFAVEKLGELCDVAALVEQDQVERDTSPILAVNQALFDGTRVSANPSVQSRLSCLDERDFVRQPQRSDRQKIQGAELGLPLLPTTTIGSFPQTREIRAERARLRKAEISQSEYDQFIATSIDDVIERQEQVGLDVLVHGEFERNDMVEYFGQQLEGFLFTQQAWVQSYGTRCVKPPIIWGDVSRTQPMTVRWSAYAQGRTQHLVKGMLTGPVTILNWSWPREDISRQMQTQQLALAIRDEVLDLEAAGIKIIQIDEAALREKLPLRRSHWHKDYLDWAVAAFRLVHSGVKASTQIHTHMCYSEFNDIIEDIDAMDADVISFEASRSDLTVLDAIEKAHFATEAGPGVYDIHSPRIPSREEIETRIRAILSKMRPEQVWINPDCGLKTRANAETWPSLEHMVAAAQHIRQELV, from the coding sequence ATGTCCGTGAATACCTCTGTAGTCGGTTTCCCTAGAATCGGCGCCCAGCGTGAGCTCAAACAGGTTATCGAACGCTATTGGAAGGGGCAAAGCAGCCTTAACCAGGTGAGAGAAACGGCTCGAGCACTGAGGAAGCAGCACTGGCTTACCCAGCATAGCGCCGGTGTTGATCTCATTCCCAGCAATGATTTTAGCTATTACGATCAGATGCTCGACACAGCAATGTTGCTTGGCGCTGTGCCCGCTCGGTATCGCAATCTTGGACTGAGCCCGGAAGACACCATGTTTGCTATGGGCCGAGGATATCAAGGAGCGCAAGGCGACGTGACTGCCCTGCCTATGAAGAAGTGGTTCACTACGAATTATCACTATCTAGTTCCAGAAATTGAAGAATCTGCCCACATAGAGTTAAGCTCAAGCAAGCCGTTTGACGAGTTTAGTGAGGCGCAAGCATTAGGCATTCTTACTAAGCCGGTCATCATCGGACCTTATACCTTCCTAAAACTTGCACGCGGCCCACAGGGTGAGCATCTCACCTATGATATGGGTCTCATCAATGCGATTGCAGGTGTGTACGCGCAAGTATTACAGCGGTTTATCGACTTAGGTGCCCTCTGGGTGCAGTTCGACGAACCTTATCTGGTAATGGACAAGGCAGATGGCGATATTGAGCTGTTTAAGAGCTTGTATAGTCGTATATTGCCGGCGAGAACAAGTGCGAACGGTTCCGTGCGGCTGCTCTTGCAAACTTATTTTGGGCATGTGGCAGACTGCTATGAAACTCTCAAACTATATGGGTTTGATGGTATTGGTTTGGATTTAGTTGAAGGGCGCGACGAAAATTTGGAAGCCCTTGCTCGTTATGGAGCGGGACAAGATGCCACAATTTTTGCCGGTGTCGTAAGCGGTCGTAATATCTGGCGTAACGATTACGTAAGGAGTTTAGGCCTGCTTGATGCCGTAAAAGAGGTCGCCGACAAAGTTGTTGTCTCTACTGCTTGTTCGCTTTTACACGTGCCTTTTAGTATTGAAGGCGAAACTGGCCTGGGTACAGCGGTTTGCGATCATTTTGCCTTCGCCGTCGAAAAGTTGGGAGAGCTTTGCGACGTTGCAGCTTTGGTGGAACAAGATCAGGTAGAACGAGATACCTCGCCCATTCTGGCTGTCAATCAGGCGCTCTTCGATGGTACGCGTGTTTCAGCGAATCCATCCGTTCAGTCACGTCTCAGCTGTCTCGACGAGCGCGATTTTGTTCGCCAACCGCAGAGGTCCGACCGTCAGAAGATTCAGGGAGCAGAGCTAGGGCTGCCTCTCCTCCCGACAACAACGATTGGTTCTTTCCCACAAACCCGCGAAATTCGGGCGGAGCGGGCGCGCCTGAGGAAGGCTGAAATTAGCCAAAGCGAGTATGACCAGTTCATAGCTACTAGTATTGATGATGTTATTGAGCGTCAAGAGCAGGTTGGATTAGATGTGCTGGTACATGGCGAATTTGAGCGCAATGACATGGTTGAATACTTTGGACAGCAGCTTGAAGGGTTCTTGTTCACTCAGCAGGCTTGGGTTCAATCGTATGGAACGCGGTGTGTGAAGCCTCCTATTATTTGGGGCGATGTTTCTCGAACTCAGCCCATGACAGTTCGTTGGAGTGCCTACGCACAGGGGCGAACTCAGCACCTAGTGAAGGGGATGCTGACGGGGCCAGTTACTATTCTCAACTGGTCTTGGCCGCGGGAAGATATCAGTCGGCAAATGCAGACTCAGCAACTGGCTTTGGCGATTCGTGATGAAGTGCTGGATTTGGAAGCAGCTGGTATCAAGATTATTCAAATTGATGAAGCGGCTTTACGCGAAAAGCTACCTTTGCGTCGCTCTCACTGGCATAAGGACTATTTGGATTGGGCCGTCGCAGCCTTCCGTCTGGTTCATTCGGGGGTTAAAGCATCTACGCAAATTCATACGCATATGTGCTATTCGGAGTTCAACGACATTATCGAAGATATTGATGCCATGGATGCCGATGTTATTTCCTTCGAAGCATCGCGCTCTGATCTCACTGTCTTGGACGCAATCGAAAAGGCACACTTTGCGACAGAAGCTGGGCCGGGTGTTTACGATATTCATTCGCCTCGCATTCCTAGCCGAGAAGAAATTGAAACGCGGATTCGGGCAATTTTATCTAAGATGCGGCCTGAGCAAGTGTGGATTAATCCTGATTGCGGATTGAAAACTCGCGCTAATGCGGAAACGTGGCCTAGCTTGGAACACATGGTTGCTGCTGCTCAACATATCAGGCAGGAGCTGGTATAA
- a CDS encoding SixA phosphatase family protein, with product MSGNAQAVVQNSKKYAYLLLLMRHAAAKPGEYNGDRERVLSMEGLDQAERIGATLSQLSLIPDRIVCSGSARTRQTLDQMLDLFGDDPHVDYRESLYSDGTQAVFDQLAVTKANEHTLLIVAHEPAMSMGAQLLSDIHTDAKLMRKLNLGLSPANVAILASDHPFGEWNMHGSQLLGILNPKDMVEP from the coding sequence GTGAGCGGAAACGCGCAAGCAGTTGTGCAGAACAGTAAAAAATATGCCTACCTGCTCCTTTTAATGCGGCATGCGGCGGCTAAGCCCGGTGAATACAATGGAGACCGTGAACGCGTTTTGAGCATGGAAGGTCTTGACCAGGCAGAGCGCATCGGTGCGACTCTCTCTCAACTTTCGCTAATTCCCGACCGGATTGTATGTTCGGGATCTGCTCGAACGAGACAAACACTCGACCAGATGCTTGACCTCTTCGGCGACGATCCGCATGTGGACTATAGAGAAAGTTTGTATTCGGACGGAACTCAGGCAGTTTTCGACCAGCTCGCTGTCACCAAGGCGAATGAACATACGCTGCTTATAGTGGCACACGAGCCGGCGATGTCTATGGGAGCCCAACTTCTTTCTGATATTCATACCGACGCCAAGCTTATGCGGAAGCTGAATCTTGGACTTTCGCCCGCAAATGTCGCAATTTTGGCAAGTGACCATCCTTTTGGTGAATGGAATATGCATGGCTCTCAGCTTTTGGGAATCTTAAACCCTAAAGATATGGTCGAACCGTAA
- a CDS encoding tRNA (adenine-N1)-methyltransferase, with protein MVVRRGPVRAGEKVQLTDRKGKMLTIMLQAGAITQTDRGFLTHDLIIGQTEGTVIHTVSVAELKEIQQADSSTNNHSVSDSSQASENTNVLADERSQRKPWKSARSSGGWAYTMMRPRLVDYTLSMPRGAQIMYPKDIAQVISIGDIRSGMRVLESGAGSGAMSIALLDAVGEAGTLTTVEMRPEFARVAQGNATVYFGQRPSWWRLLVGSFDEVVPTLTSHSFDRVVLDQLDPWNRLDSVWQALVPGGVLTAYITTTTQLSRLAEALRSSGQWTEPEMVELLERGWKADGLAVRPQHQMIGHTGFLLVTRSMALGNQAMRKRTHATKDLYTDVDQRPDQTADSETSAAMSDLSSLELRDISDRKLRKVLRDLEQQERQAIAAQELYSAHVKY; from the coding sequence ATGGTGGTGAGGCGGGGGCCCGTACGAGCTGGTGAAAAGGTTCAGCTGACCGACCGCAAAGGCAAAATGCTTACTATCATGCTCCAAGCGGGAGCTATCACTCAAACAGATCGAGGATTTTTAACCCATGATTTAATAATCGGACAAACTGAGGGTACTGTGATACATACCGTTTCAGTTGCCGAGCTCAAGGAAATCCAACAGGCGGATTCCTCAACGAACAATCATTCTGTTTCTGATTCGTCACAGGCTAGCGAGAATACGAATGTCCTTGCGGATGAACGTTCTCAACGCAAGCCTTGGAAGTCAGCGAGGTCATCGGGTGGTTGGGCATACACGATGATGCGTCCACGGTTAGTTGATTATACTCTTTCTATGCCACGTGGCGCGCAAATTATGTACCCAAAAGATATAGCGCAAGTTATAAGCATTGGGGATATACGCTCAGGTATGCGCGTCTTGGAATCCGGTGCAGGCTCAGGTGCGATGAGTATTGCTTTGCTTGATGCTGTGGGTGAAGCGGGGACACTCACTACTGTGGAAATGCGTCCAGAATTTGCGCGTGTCGCTCAGGGGAATGCGACTGTCTATTTCGGGCAACGTCCCAGTTGGTGGCGTCTGTTAGTTGGAAGTTTTGACGAAGTAGTGCCTACTTTGACATCTCATAGCTTCGACAGGGTTGTGTTGGATCAGCTGGACCCTTGGAATCGCTTGGACTCTGTTTGGCAAGCGTTAGTGCCTGGGGGAGTGCTGACAGCCTATATCACCACCACTACTCAGCTCAGCCGTTTGGCAGAGGCCTTGCGTTCAAGCGGTCAGTGGACGGAGCCGGAGATGGTTGAATTACTTGAGCGCGGTTGGAAAGCGGACGGCTTAGCAGTGCGTCCTCAGCATCAAATGATTGGACATACAGGTTTCCTACTTGTGACCAGGTCAATGGCTCTAGGTAACCAAGCGATGCGTAAGCGCACGCACGCTACCAAGGATCTTTACACTGATGTAGACCAGAGACCAGATCAAACAGCCGATTCAGAGACATCTGCTGCAATGAGTGACTTATCTTCACTCGAATTGCGAGATATCTCTGACCGTAAATTACGTAAAGTATTGCGCGACTTAGAACAGCAAGAGCGGCAAGCCATTGCTGCGCAAGAGTTATATAGCGCACATGTCAAGTACTGA
- a CDS encoding tripartite tricarboxylate transporter TctB family protein — translation MSNRAERRARARSTGKNGDNQFTGGKTKSRRGVVDEIALQEKARRLANGETGEWKPSGHRDFATSALQSDLSLNNPKVIEKPHSVKQWFRILSWTLIILSVIAFLVAMWIPNVPMWAIITISAVFVVGVLSLFFVAGSYKENPRLDSYGAAV, via the coding sequence ATGTCAAATCGTGCCGAACGTCGAGCACGTGCAAGAAGCACGGGTAAGAACGGGGATAATCAGTTCACAGGCGGCAAGACGAAAAGTCGTAGAGGTGTCGTTGACGAGATTGCCCTTCAGGAGAAGGCTCGCCGACTAGCTAATGGTGAAACTGGCGAATGGAAACCTAGCGGACACAGAGACTTTGCAACGTCTGCACTGCAGTCTGATCTAAGCTTAAACAATCCAAAGGTCATTGAAAAACCACATTCGGTAAAGCAATGGTTCCGTATTTTAAGCTGGACTCTCATCATTCTTTCTGTCATCGCTTTTCTTGTTGCTATGTGGATTCCCAACGTACCAATGTGGGCGATTATTACTATTAGCGCAGTGTTTGTGGTGGGAGTGCTGAGTCTCTTCTTCGTGGCTGGTTCCTATAAAGAGAATCCGCGACTCGACTCGTATGGGGCAGCGGTCTAG
- the hemW gene encoding radical SAM family heme chaperone HemW, producing the protein MVEQMFGVNVEPDETTFPFEVYIHVPFCLKRCGYCDFNTYTATNLGEGASRENYANMAIEEMRLLKQWQHSHNIVEPPVSAIFFGGGTPTVLPAHDLVRMVEAIREMWGIETGAEITTEANPDTVDRSYLQELKDGSFTRVSFGMQSAVPHVLATLDRTHTPANVAANVAAAQHIGLECSVDLIYGTPGESIDDWRQSVETALNFGVNHISAYALTIESRTKMGRQIASGALHSPDDDDEANKYELADDIFASAGLQWYEISNWAQPGHESRHNLGYWRNVDWAGIGPGAHSHYNKASFLAESDATAGARQSTMWRSTGASQADSILQVQQHALLADTELMQSAPVAKKSLRAWDITHPGEWAHAINAKRIPWGGSEIIGVEENVEEIVMLGLRLREGLSLAKLERVAGKAISQQDVSALTQSGLAAVEAGRIVATRRGRLLNDDLISNVFEMVSR; encoded by the coding sequence ATGGTGGAACAAATGTTTGGCGTGAACGTAGAGCCAGATGAAACTACTTTTCCGTTTGAAGTGTACATTCATGTCCCTTTCTGTCTGAAACGTTGTGGATATTGCGATTTCAATACGTATACTGCCACGAATTTAGGAGAGGGCGCCAGCCGTGAGAACTACGCAAACATGGCTATCGAAGAAATGCGTTTGCTGAAGCAGTGGCAGCATTCTCACAACATCGTAGAGCCGCCGGTGTCGGCCATTTTCTTTGGTGGAGGAACTCCTACAGTGCTTCCTGCGCACGATCTTGTGCGTATGGTCGAGGCAATCCGCGAAATGTGGGGCATCGAGACTGGTGCTGAAATTACAACTGAAGCCAATCCAGACACAGTGGACCGAAGCTACTTACAAGAGCTCAAGGATGGCAGTTTTACACGTGTCTCCTTTGGTATGCAATCTGCTGTGCCTCACGTACTCGCAACTTTAGATCGCACACATACGCCGGCAAATGTGGCGGCAAATGTGGCGGCAGCTCAACATATAGGACTCGAGTGCAGCGTAGACCTCATCTATGGTACCCCCGGCGAAAGCATTGACGACTGGCGACAGAGTGTCGAAACAGCCCTAAATTTCGGTGTAAATCACATATCCGCGTATGCCCTCACCATAGAATCACGTACGAAAATGGGTAGGCAAATTGCGTCCGGCGCTCTGCATAGTCCTGACGACGATGATGAAGCCAATAAATACGAGCTCGCAGATGATATATTTGCATCTGCGGGACTGCAATGGTACGAAATCTCTAATTGGGCTCAACCTGGGCACGAATCCCGACATAACCTAGGATATTGGCGTAACGTGGATTGGGCAGGAATAGGGCCAGGTGCTCATTCTCACTATAATAAAGCAAGTTTCCTCGCAGAATCTGATGCGACTGCAGGCGCTCGTCAGTCCACGATGTGGCGATCAACCGGGGCTTCTCAAGCTGATTCGATTTTGCAAGTTCAGCAACATGCTCTGTTAGCAGATACAGAGTTGATGCAATCAGCACCAGTTGCCAAGAAATCTTTGAGAGCTTGGGATATTACCCATCCTGGCGAATGGGCGCATGCGATCAATGCTAAGCGCATCCCATGGGGCGGTAGCGAAATCATCGGGGTCGAAGAAAATGTCGAGGAAATTGTCATGCTCGGTTTGCGATTACGCGAAGGCCTGTCGTTGGCGAAACTTGAACGAGTAGCAGGCAAAGCCATCTCTCAACAGGATGTCTCTGCGCTTACCCAGTCCGGGCTTGCGGCTGTCGAAGCGGGGCGAATCGTAGCAACCCGACGTGGTCGCTTACTTAACGATGATCTTATAAGCAACGTTTTTGAGATGGTGTCAAGATAG
- the lepA gene encoding translation elongation factor 4, giving the protein MVTYTNQPGFTQQSLIRNFCIIAHIDHGKSTVADRILQLSGVVAQREMHDRFLDRMDIEQERGITIKSQAVRVPWTKDGTEYTLGMIDTPGHVDFTYEVSRALEACEGAVLLVDATQGIEAQTLSNLYMAIDHDLTVIPVLNKIDLPSADPDRHAEEIANLLGCEMNDVLRVSGKTGEGIQELLNRIVAEVPAPHGDREAPARALIFDSVYDSYRGIVTYIRMVDGELKARQRIRMMSLGTVHDPVELGVISPEMMSTKALGAGEVGYVITGVKDVAQSKVGDTITSEVHPAAEPLAGYRDPQPMVYSGLFPVDNAKFPELRDALDKLKLNDAALVYEPETSVALGFGFRCGFLGLLHMEIVNERLNREFGLDLISTAPNVTYQVTMEDGTLHVVKNPSEFPEGKVKRIVEPVVAADIITPKEFIGSVMDLCQDHRGQMGTMEYLSPERVEMHYKMPLAEIVFDFFDQLKSRTKGYASLDYHEAGEQSADLVKVDILIQGEKIDAFSAIVHREKSYTYGVMMTKKLRELIPRQQFEIPIQAAIGSRIIARETIRALRKDVLAKCYGGDITRKRKLLEKQKAGKKRMKMLGHVEVPQEAFIAALTTSDPEDRDSKDKIRAAKKE; this is encoded by the coding sequence GTGGTTACGTATACAAACCAGCCAGGATTCACACAGCAGTCGCTTATTCGCAATTTTTGCATCATAGCGCATATCGACCATGGCAAATCAACCGTGGCGGATCGTATCCTCCAACTTAGCGGAGTTGTTGCGCAGCGAGAAATGCATGACCGTTTCTTGGATCGCATGGATATCGAACAGGAGCGCGGCATCACTATAAAGTCGCAGGCTGTACGAGTGCCCTGGACTAAAGACGGTACTGAGTACACTCTGGGCATGATTGATACCCCAGGCCATGTTGACTTCACCTATGAGGTTTCACGCGCTCTTGAAGCATGTGAAGGCGCGGTCTTGCTTGTCGATGCAACGCAGGGCATTGAAGCGCAAACGCTATCGAATCTCTATATGGCCATAGACCACGATTTGACCGTGATTCCCGTGCTGAACAAGATCGACCTGCCCAGCGCTGACCCGGACAGACATGCCGAAGAAATTGCCAATCTACTGGGTTGCGAGATGAACGATGTGCTGCGAGTTTCGGGGAAAACTGGTGAGGGCATACAAGAGCTGCTTAACCGCATCGTGGCCGAAGTTCCTGCCCCGCATGGTGACCGTGAAGCGCCGGCCCGTGCACTAATTTTCGATTCTGTGTACGACTCGTACCGCGGCATTGTCACCTATATTCGTATGGTAGACGGAGAACTTAAAGCGCGGCAAAGAATTCGTATGATGAGCCTCGGCACCGTTCACGATCCGGTCGAACTGGGAGTTATCAGTCCAGAGATGATGTCAACGAAAGCCTTGGGTGCTGGTGAAGTAGGCTACGTCATTACTGGCGTTAAAGATGTAGCACAATCTAAAGTTGGCGATACCATCACTAGCGAGGTACACCCGGCTGCTGAACCACTAGCTGGATACCGAGACCCGCAACCAATGGTCTATTCTGGCCTGTTTCCCGTAGATAACGCTAAATTCCCCGAGCTACGCGATGCTCTCGATAAGCTGAAGCTTAATGACGCGGCGCTTGTGTACGAGCCCGAAACATCAGTGGCGCTAGGCTTCGGATTCCGATGTGGTTTTTTGGGACTGCTCCACATGGAGATTGTCAACGAGCGGCTGAACCGTGAATTCGGGCTTGATCTCATTTCAACGGCGCCGAATGTGACCTACCAAGTGACAATGGAAGACGGAACGCTGCATGTGGTTAAAAACCCGAGCGAATTCCCCGAGGGCAAGGTCAAACGTATAGTCGAGCCAGTCGTCGCTGCGGATATTATTACACCTAAAGAGTTTATCGGCTCAGTAATGGACCTGTGCCAGGACCACCGAGGTCAAATGGGCACAATGGAATATTTGAGTCCTGAACGCGTGGAAATGCATTACAAAATGCCGCTCGCTGAGATTGTCTTTGATTTCTTTGATCAGCTTAAGAGCCGAACTAAAGGCTATGCCAGCTTGGACTATCATGAGGCTGGTGAACAATCTGCTGATTTGGTGAAAGTTGATATCTTGATTCAAGGCGAGAAAATTGACGCCTTCAGTGCCATCGTTCACCGAGAAAAGTCTTACACATACGGTGTAATGATGACCAAAAAATTGCGCGAGCTTATCCCTCGCCAGCAATTCGAAATACCGATTCAGGCTGCAATTGGTTCGCGTATCATCGCCCGTGAAACGATTCGTGCTCTTCGCAAAGACGTGTTGGCAAAATGCTATGGCGGCGATATTACGCGTAAGCGTAAGTTGCTCGAAAAGCAGAAGGCCGGCAAGAAGCGGATGAAGATGCTTGGACATGTGGAAGTCCCGCAGGAGGCTTTCATCGCTGCGCTGACTACGAGTGATCCTGAAGATCGCGATAGTAAAGATAAGATCCGAGCTGCTAAGAAAGAGTAA
- a CDS encoding GNAT family N-acetyltransferase, whose protein sequence is MRLRPYRRHEDDARLIELAQEDINTRGHTGLSEQDAKLFARQRFAEELGKEMRPDENVIVIAIADSHEEITALTAQSTVSTNNEEESSDNNQCLKPSHCASRIMAFIKLEIRPDSVTNRPEGFIHHLCIDQRCKNTRLSAALINDAQHWAQRNGLYKLSLDLDAADEASISLYEASGFHVSSVSMEIPCLEPER, encoded by the coding sequence ATGAGATTGAGACCCTATCGTAGGCATGAGGACGATGCGCGGTTAATAGAGCTGGCCCAAGAGGATATAAATACTCGCGGTCACACAGGTCTGAGCGAGCAGGATGCAAAGTTGTTTGCACGCCAACGCTTTGCTGAAGAACTCGGCAAAGAGATGCGTCCCGACGAAAATGTAATCGTCATTGCGATAGCAGATTCACATGAAGAAATTACCGCATTAACTGCTCAATCCACTGTATCAACCAACAACGAGGAGGAAAGCTCAGACAATAATCAGTGCCTTAAACCAAGCCATTGTGCAAGCCGGATTATGGCCTTTATCAAGCTCGAGATACGACCAGATTCAGTGACGAATCGTCCTGAAGGCTTTATACATCATTTATGCATCGATCAGCGTTGCAAAAATACACGTTTATCTGCCGCTCTTATCAACGATGCACAACACTGGGCTCAGCGCAACGGTTTGTACAAACTTTCGCTCGATTTAGACGCCGCCGATGAAGCCTCCATCTCACTATATGAAGCAAGCGGTTTCCATGTTTCATCCGTAAGTATGGAAATACCTTGCTTGGAACCAGAGCGGTGA
- the rpsT gene encoding 30S ribosomal protein S20, whose protein sequence is MANIKSQKKRIRTNEAAHLRNKEVKSAIKTSIRSVHKAINDGDKDSAETAFAVAARRLDKAAGRGVIHRNQAANRKSGLATAINAM, encoded by the coding sequence TTGGCAAACATTAAGTCGCAAAAGAAGCGGATCCGCACCAACGAAGCAGCGCACCTGCGCAACAAGGAAGTCAAGAGCGCCATCAAGACTTCCATTCGCTCCGTTCACAAGGCTATTAACGATGGCGATAAGGACAGCGCAGAGACAGCATTTGCAGTGGCGGCTCGACGCCTCGACAAGGCAGCTGGACGTGGTGTAATCCACCGCAACCAGGCCGCTAACCGCAAGTCTGGTTTAGCAACCGCTATCAACGCTATGTAA
- a CDS encoding branched-chain amino acid aminotransferase produces MTEQTHHNPEVLNRLASAFSVLPNPNKATPEDRESKTDKPAFGQVFSDSMVRMTWHKESGWSHGQVEPYGPLHLDPAAAVLHYAQEVFEGLKAYHREDGSIWLFRPDANAERFKESARRLSLPELSTDDFLGAVAALVQQDAQWVPTRREYTLYLRPFMYASEPFLGVRAPHQVDFCVIASPSGPYFSGGVKPVSIWVENRWFRTGPGGTGFAKCGGNYAASLVGENRGSEHGCEQVCFVDAATGTYLEELGGMNMFIVHRDGSLETPSLTGTILPGVTRRSLIQLAQDAGHEVRESMIRLDDLLEDIRSGEVTEVFACGTAAIVTPIKCFKSEAFDVTVADGESGSLTMQLRNQLLGIQLGEVTDLHNWMWKVC; encoded by the coding sequence ATGACAGAGCAAACACACCATAATCCAGAAGTTTTAAACCGTCTTGCTTCAGCATTTTCAGTGTTGCCAAACCCCAATAAGGCAACGCCCGAAGACCGTGAATCAAAAACTGACAAACCAGCCTTTGGTCAAGTATTTTCTGACAGTATGGTTCGGATGACGTGGCATAAGGAAAGTGGGTGGTCGCATGGCCAAGTTGAGCCTTATGGACCTCTTCATCTTGACCCTGCAGCTGCGGTCTTGCACTATGCTCAAGAAGTGTTTGAGGGCCTTAAAGCTTATCATCGCGAAGATGGTTCGATTTGGCTTTTCCGGCCAGATGCCAACGCTGAACGTTTCAAAGAGTCTGCTCGTCGACTTTCGCTTCCCGAACTGAGTACCGATGATTTCTTAGGTGCCGTGGCTGCCTTGGTCCAGCAAGATGCTCAGTGGGTTCCAACTCGCAGAGAATATACTCTGTACTTGCGGCCCTTTATGTATGCGTCAGAGCCGTTCTTAGGTGTACGCGCCCCTCACCAAGTTGATTTCTGCGTGATTGCTTCGCCTTCAGGCCCTTATTTTTCAGGTGGAGTGAAGCCGGTCAGTATCTGGGTTGAGAACCGTTGGTTCAGAACTGGACCGGGGGGAACCGGATTCGCAAAATGTGGTGGGAACTATGCCGCATCTTTGGTGGGGGAGAATCGCGGTAGCGAGCACGGCTGCGAACAGGTCTGCTTTGTCGATGCTGCTACGGGAACGTATTTGGAAGAACTCGGCGGTATGAATATGTTCATCGTGCATCGAGACGGATCGTTAGAGACCCCGTCGCTAACCGGTACGATTTTGCCTGGTGTGACGAGGCGTTCCCTTATTCAGCTTGCGCAAGATGCCGGCCATGAGGTGCGTGAATCGATGATACGCCTCGATGATCTTTTGGAAGACATACGTTCTGGAGAAGTTACTGAGGTATTTGCTTGCGGTACGGCTGCCATCGTTACTCCGATTAAGTGTTTCAAATCAGAAGCTTTTGATGTGACAGTTGCTGATGGTGAATCCGGATCGTTAACAATGCAACTGCGTAATCAGCTACTTGGTATCCAGCTTGGCGAGGTTACGGACCTCCACAATTGGATGTGGAAGGTCTGCTAA
- a CDS encoding 50S ribosomal protein L25/general stress protein Ctc, whose product MANTITLEGEVRNEFGKGVARRMRVAKQIPATIYAGGTEPSFVKLPMKETTLALRRANALFTIKFGNETKMAVVKDVQRNPVKRQVEHIDFYEVRAGEKVVVDVPVFIQGVTKGAAVAFIDMQNLQVRADVTNLPERIEVSVDGLADGDKVLAKDLVLPEGAELVIDSLEDSIVTVEVPKEEAASTSAGTETAEGDAPAEAAAPAADEKAAE is encoded by the coding sequence ATGGCAAATACTATTACTCTTGAGGGTGAAGTTCGCAACGAGTTCGGCAAGGGTGTTGCCCGCCGTATGCGAGTGGCAAAGCAGATTCCGGCAACCATTTATGCCGGTGGCACTGAGCCTTCATTCGTTAAGCTGCCAATGAAGGAGACCACCCTCGCGTTGCGTCGTGCAAACGCGCTGTTCACTATTAAGTTCGGCAACGAAACTAAGATGGCCGTGGTCAAGGATGTTCAGCGCAATCCTGTTAAGCGCCAGGTTGAGCACATTGATTTCTACGAAGTGCGCGCCGGCGAGAAGGTTGTTGTCGACGTTCCTGTATTCATTCAGGGTGTTACTAAGGGTGCTGCTGTTGCATTCATCGATATGCAGAACCTCCAGGTTCGTGCAGATGTGACCAACCTGCCTGAGCGTATCGAGGTTAGTGTTGACGGCCTCGCAGATGGCGACAAGGTTCTGGCCAAGGATCTCGTTCTTCCTGAGGGCGCAGAATTGGTCATTGATAGCCTTGAAGATTCAATCGTCACGGTAGAAGTTCCCAAGGAAGAAGCTGCTTCGACTTCTGCGGGCACCGAGACCGCTGAAGGCGACGCTCCTGCTGAGGCCGCTGCTCCTGCCGCTGACGAAAAGGCTGCCGAGTAA